Genomic segment of Kiritimatiellia bacterium:
GCTGCTGCTCTTCATGCTCCTGACGATGGCCTTTCCGCCGATCGTCACGCAGATCCCCGTCTTCCTGATGCTGCGCGACGCGAAGCTGCTGAACACCTTCGCTGCGCTCGTCCTGCCCGGCATGGCGCACGGGTATTCCATTTTCCTGCTCAAGGGGTTCTTCGACTCCCTGCCGCGCGAACTGTACGAGAGCGCGGAGCTCGACGGCGCCGGGGAGTGGACGATCTTCTGGCAGATCACGATGAGCCTCTCCCGGCCGATCCTCGCCGTGATCGCGCTCTCCGCGTTCACGGCGGCCTACGCGAACTTCATGTTCGCCCTGCTGATCTGCCAGGACGAGCGGATGTGGACGCTGATGGTCTGGCTCTACCAGTTGCAGTCCCGCAGCGGCCAGGCGGTGATCTACGCCTCGCTCCTCGTCGCCGCCCTCCCGACCCTGCTGATCTTCCTCTTCTGCCAGAAGATCATCCTGCGCGGCATCGTCATCCCGGTGGAGCGCTGACCGACCCATTCGCCGGAAAGTCAAGGGGGCCTTTCCGTTCCTTGTGGGTGCGGCTCTTGACCGTATGGGTATAGATCATCGTCGTCCGCACGTCGCTGTGGCCGAGCATTTCCTGGATGGTCCGGATGTCGTAATTGTTCAACAGCAGGTGGCTGGCGAACGAATGGCGGAAGGTGTGGGCGGTGACGCGCTTGGGGATGCGCGCCTGGCGCACCGCGGCGTGGAGCGCCTTCTGGAAGACCGACTCGTGCATGTGATAGCGCCGATACTCGCCCTTGTCGGGGACGAAGGTCAACGTCTTGGCCGGGAAGACCCACTGCCAGACCAGTTCCCGGGAGGCGCTTTTCCATTTCCGATCCAGTGCGCCCGGCATGAACACGCCCGCGAAGCCGGCCTTCAGATCCTTGTCGAACAACGCGCCCACGCGCTCCATGTGGCGTTTGAGTTCGGGGATCAGCTTTTCCGGCAAGGGCACGGTCCGGTCCTTTTTCCCCTTCCCGTCGTGAACCGTCAGGATGCCGTCATCGAAATTGAGGCAACCCACCCGCAGGTTCAGCGCCTCAAACATGCGCAAGCCGCAACCGTACAGGAGGCTGACGACCAGGTTGAAAGGATACGCCAGCCCCCCGATCACGCGATCCACCTCCTCTCGCGTCAACACGACCGGGATATAGCGCTTCCGCCGCGCCCGGACCACCTTGCCCTTGGCCGACACACAAGCAGGGCCGTATTCGCTCTCGCCTGTGGCAGACATCGCCGACAGCGACAGGACGCGCGCCCTCTTGCCACATGGGATGCTATACCTTGGGAGTTCCGGA
This window contains:
- a CDS encoding integron integrase yields the protein MVTHTSAGVPAVATSSCETSPTLQSIMSLDVRRTTRSSPFPELPRYSIPCGKRARVLSLSAMSATGESEYGPACVSAKGKVVRARRKRYIPVVLTREEVDRVIGGLAYPFNLVVSLLYGCGLRMFEALNLRVGCLNFDDGILTVHDGKGKKDRTVPLPEKLIPELKRHMERVGALFDKDLKAGFAGVFMPGALDRKWKSASRELVWQWVFPAKTLTFVPDKGEYRRYHMHESVFQKALHAAVRQARIPKRVTAHTFRHSFASHLLLNNYDIRTIQEMLGHSDVRTTMIYTHTVKSRTHKERKGPLDFPANGSVSAPPG